The following proteins are co-located in the Helicobacter pylori genome:
- a CDS encoding (Fe-S)-binding protein, which produces MKVNFFATCLGAAIYSNASLNAIKLLRKENLEVVFKKDQTCCGQPSYNSGYYEETKKVVLYNIKLYSNNDYPIILPSGSCTGMMRHDYLELFEGHAEFNMVKDFCSRVYELSEFLDKKLQVKYEDKGEPLKITWHSNCHALRVAKVIDSAKNLIRQLKNVELIELEKEEECCGFGGTFSVKEPEISAVMVKEKIKDIESRQVDVIVSADAGCLMNISTAMQKMGSPTKPMHFYDFLASRLGL; this is translated from the coding sequence TTGAAAGTCAATTTCTTTGCTACTTGTCTAGGAGCAGCCATTTATAGCAACGCATCGCTTAACGCTATCAAATTACTCCGTAAGGAAAATTTGGAAGTGGTTTTTAAAAAAGACCAGACATGTTGCGGCCAGCCAAGCTACAACTCAGGGTATTATGAAGAGACAAAAAAAGTCGTTTTATACAATATCAAGCTTTATTCCAATAACGACTACCCTATTATTTTGCCTAGCGGTTCATGCACAGGGATGATGCGGCATGATTATTTGGAATTGTTTGAAGGGCATGCGGAATTCAACATGGTTAAAGATTTTTGCTCTAGGGTGTATGAATTGAGCGAGTTTTTGGATAAAAAATTGCAAGTCAAATATGAAGATAAGGGCGAACCCCTTAAAATCACATGGCATTCTAATTGCCATGCCTTAAGGGTGGCTAAGGTGATTGACTCGGCGAAAAATCTTATCAGACAGCTTAAAAATGTGGAACTCATTGAATTGGAAAAAGAAGAAGAATGCTGCGGGTTTGGGGGGACTTTTTCAGTCAAAGAGCCTGAAATTTCAGCGGTTATGGTCAAAGAAAAGATCAAAGACATAGAAAGCCGTCAAGTGGATGTGATTGTTTCAGCGGATGCTGGGTGTTTGATGAATATCAGCACCGCTATGCAAAAAATGGGCTCTCCCACAAAACCCATGCATTTTTATGACTTTTTAGCCTCAAGGCTTGGGCTTTAA